The Alteripontixanthobacter sp. genome has a window encoding:
- the rsmI gene encoding 16S rRNA (cytidine(1402)-2'-O)-methyltransferase yields the protein MSEFDEPLCAGLYIVATPIGNLGDITVRAADILRRCDGVACEDTRVTGKLMKHLGASKPLWRYDDHSGERDRARLIESMTDRAVALVSDAGTPLVSDPGYRLVKEARAAGVPITSLPGPCAAIAGLTLSGLPNARFLFAGFLPVKEKARREALEELSDVDATLIFYETGPRLVKSLNALDALWPEREVSVARELTKLHEECRTGAAAELSEHYTAHPPKGEIVLLVAPPVPGDGAAVDMDSLLREALAHDKPSQAAGKVARATGLDRKLLYARALELRGS from the coding sequence GTGTCTGAATTCGACGAACCTCTTTGCGCCGGACTCTATATAGTCGCCACCCCGATTGGCAATCTCGGCGATATAACGGTCCGGGCAGCCGATATATTGCGGCGCTGCGACGGTGTGGCGTGCGAGGACACGCGCGTCACAGGTAAATTGATGAAACATCTGGGCGCGAGCAAGCCCCTGTGGCGCTATGACGATCATAGCGGAGAGCGTGATCGGGCGCGGCTGATCGAATCGATGACAGACCGCGCGGTTGCCTTGGTGAGCGATGCGGGCACACCGCTGGTGTCCGATCCTGGCTATCGCCTGGTAAAGGAAGCGCGCGCGGCGGGTGTGCCGATTACCAGCCTGCCTGGGCCGTGCGCGGCAATTGCCGGATTGACGCTGAGCGGATTGCCCAATGCGCGGTTCCTGTTTGCCGGATTCCTGCCAGTGAAGGAAAAGGCTCGGCGCGAGGCTCTTGAAGAATTGTCCGACGTCGATGCCACGCTGATCTTTTACGAAACCGGTCCGCGGCTGGTGAAATCGCTGAATGCCCTCGATGCGCTATGGCCCGAACGCGAGGTTTCGGTCGCGCGCGAATTGACCAAGCTGCACGAGGAATGCCGGACCGGCGCGGCAGCGGAACTAAGCGAACATTATACGGCGCACCCGCCCAAGGGCGAGATCGTCCTGCTGGTCGCGCCGCCAGTGCCGGGCGACGGAGCCGCCGTTGATATGGACAGCCTGCTGCGCGAGGCACTGGCGCATGACAAACCTTCGCAGGCGGCGGGCAAGGTTGCCAGGGCGACCGGCCTCGACCGCAAGCTGCTCTATGCCCGCGCGCTGGAATTGCGCGGTTCATGA
- a CDS encoding YraN family protein gives MRRQIAEKRGRKGERFAQIWLALQGWRTLGKRVKTPVGEIDLIMKRGNMVAFVEVKWRRKASELDFAIDEYRLRRVAAAVQCVSHDYVLGGEDMRVDVMLLAPGHRPRHIENAWMP, from the coding sequence ATGAGGCGGCAAATCGCCGAAAAACGCGGGCGGAAGGGCGAGAGATTCGCGCAGATATGGCTGGCGCTGCAGGGTTGGCGCACGCTGGGCAAGCGGGTGAAAACGCCGGTCGGCGAAATCGACCTGATCATGAAACGCGGCAATATGGTGGCATTTGTCGAGGTAAAGTGGCGGCGCAAGGCCAGCGAGCTGGACTTCGCGATCGACGAATATCGCCTGCGCCGCGTGGCTGCCGCTGTGCAATGCGTAAGTCATGACTATGTTCTGGGCGGCGAGGATATGCGCGTGGACGTGATGCTGCTTGCACCCGGCCACCGCCCGCGCCACATCGAAAACGCTTGGATGCCGTAA
- the gshB gene encoding glutathione synthase gives MPLKIAVQMDPMDSIKIGGDSSFALMLAAQSRGHEVWHYDARSLAWETTEVGGSLTAHAAPVSVQRVEGDHYSMQERRRIDLARDIDVVLMRQDPPFDLGYISAALLLDRLKGQTLVVNDPREVVNAPEKMFVLDYVQYMPPTLIARQLDDVRAFQARHGPVVVKPLHGNGGKAIFKVPADGENLSALFEVFNQTWPEPHMVQPFLPEVAEGDKRIVLIDGEFTGAINRKPGQGEFRSNLAQGGYAEAATLTAREEEICAAMGPELKRRGLVFVGIDVIGGKWLTEINVTSPTGIVAIDQFNGTDTPALIWDAIERRHANM, from the coding sequence ATGCCCCTGAAAATAGCCGTCCAGATGGACCCGATGGACTCGATCAAGATTGGCGGCGATTCCAGCTTTGCCCTGATGCTGGCCGCGCAGTCGCGCGGACACGAGGTGTGGCATTACGATGCACGTTCGCTCGCCTGGGAAACTACCGAAGTGGGCGGCAGCCTGACGGCACATGCCGCGCCGGTATCGGTGCAGCGGGTTGAGGGTGACCATTACTCCATGCAAGAGCGCCGGCGCATCGACCTGGCGCGCGATATCGACGTGGTGCTGATGCGGCAGGATCCGCCTTTCGACCTCGGCTATATCAGCGCGGCCCTGCTGCTCGACCGGCTGAAAGGCCAGACGCTGGTCGTCAACGATCCGCGTGAGGTGGTGAACGCGCCCGAAAAGATGTTCGTGCTCGATTACGTGCAATATATGCCGCCAACGCTGATTGCGCGGCAGCTGGACGATGTGCGCGCGTTCCAGGCCAGGCACGGCCCGGTGGTGGTGAAGCCGCTGCACGGCAATGGCGGCAAGGCGATCTTCAAGGTGCCCGCCGATGGCGAGAACCTGTCAGCCTTGTTCGAGGTGTTCAACCAAACCTGGCCCGAACCGCACATGGTGCAGCCGTTCCTCCCCGAAGTGGCCGAAGGAGACAAACGCATCGTGCTGATCGATGGGGAGTTTACCGGCGCGATCAATCGCAAGCCCGGACAGGGCGAGTTCCGCTCCAATCTCGCCCAGGGCGGTTATGCCGAGGCGGCTACGCTGACGGCGCGCGAGGAAGAGATTTGCGCGGCGATGGGGCCGGAGTTGAAGCGGCGCGGGCTGGTCTTCGTGGGGATCGATGTGATCGGCGGAAAATGGCTAACGGAAATCAACGTTACCTCGCCCACCGGAATCGTCGCCATCGACCAGTTCAACGGCACCGACACACCTGCGCTGATCTGGGACGCGATCGAGCGGCGACACGCCAATATGTAG